Proteins encoded by one window of Engraulis encrasicolus isolate BLACKSEA-1 chromosome 23, IST_EnEncr_1.0, whole genome shotgun sequence:
- the LOC134440097 gene encoding uncharacterized protein LOC134440097, giving the protein MHQDHTHCKVNSISGHGDSCESRGRRKKQTNPRHIVPGKVQDKNIKVHILQTGHHNISGSGLDNTQQGATGGYVVSEGKGRRTKQANPRHIVPSKVQKQDFKILYVPQPALFCPKSTFAGLPYSLNEVLGLPQTPRQGFIRGKEHLNDGKKFSPDDIDTPFQWSASPREKEDMFFPHLHDSSYKAEAAERKRRETALQSSLRQMQEPLDERYIKNAAVLPDLRQPTPASAPTTPILTPGPSCSSSVPQPQDEPLRIHGCNVEDFKRIYHSVVDPKLTTKSGNPRPYGLQMGRVIKQRMWEIFHCPSFVETEGADGRVWVSEAYCSPSLKPHAPLIDVDISQEPIPGQTKRKREPMPGQPKRKRARR; this is encoded by the exons ATGCACCAGGACCACACCCATTGTAAAGTCAATTCAATCAGTGGCCATGGGGACAGCTGTGAGAGCAGAGGTCGCAGAAAGAAGCAGACCAACCCCCGACACATTGTGCCCGGTAAAGTGCAAGACAAGAACATCAAGGTACATATCCTACAGACTGGACACCACAACATCTCCGGTTCAGGGCTCGACAATACACAGCAGGGTGCCACCGGTGGTTATGTAGTCAGTGAAGGCAAAGGACGAAGGACCAAACAGGCCAACCCTCGCCATATCGTACCTAGCAAAGTGCAGAAGCAGGACTTCAAGATCTTGTACGTCCCCCAGCCTGCTCTCTTCTGCCCGAAGTCAACCTTCGCAGGGCTGCCCTATAGCCTCAATGAGGTTTTGGGATTACCCCAGACACCTCGCCAAGGGTTCATCAGGGGAAAAGAGCATCTGAATGATGGAAAGAAATTCAGCCCTGACGACATAGACACCCCCTTCCAGTGGTCAGCATCTcctagagagaaagaggacatgtTCTTTCCTCATCTGCATGATTCCTCTTACAAAGCTGAG GCagctgagaggaagaggagagaaactgCTCTCCAAAGCAGCCTCCGGCAGATGCAAGAGCCTCTGGATGAGCGATACATTAAAAACGCTGCTGTGCTCCCTGACCTTCGCCAGCCAacaccagcatcagcaccaacAACACCCATCCTGACTCCAGggcccagctgcagcagcagtgtgCCACAGCCCCAGGATGAGCCTTTGAGGATCCATGGTTGCAATGTGGAAGACTTCAAGAGAATTTACCACTCTGTGGTAGATCCAAAGTTGACGACAAAGTCCGGCAACCCTCGTCCCTATGGTCTTCAGATGGGCAGAGTGATCAAGCAGCGCATGTGGGAGATCTTCCACTGCCCGTCTTTCGTGGAGACCGAAGGTGCAGACGGCAGAGTCTGGGTATCCGAGGCCTACTGCAGTCCCAGCCTGAAGCCTCATGCGCCTCTCATTGACGTGGACATTAGCCAGGAGCCCATACccggacagacaaagagaaagagggagcccaTGCCCGGACAGCCAAAGAGAAAGAGGGCCAGGCGATGA